In Monomorium pharaonis isolate MP-MQ-018 chromosome 3, ASM1337386v2, whole genome shotgun sequence, a genomic segment contains:
- the LOC105833277 gene encoding uncharacterized protein LOC105833277 isoform X2, with product MSGRSTLLLHSKMRLEEDLVIRRSRPTMISAKYRAREERRRLLKISAGKLKRIEDPEASLCRSVLINNAVRRLQRENRDEKTRSYGTLPVVTSYMDDVSKENNITGSLIADVTDEETSSRKRLADDSRNDGLNAKRHRHDDLDLQDDVFDFYILPPTPRLLSHIDEIQPEAIGSHHNGSHHLGFPEDRLNDSVVDVRSNGTIIGCVGSTSVTTNNGNSVDGATSCHSVLFPVVGDLNDANAQLSRPETDMMEVADVVDPDRLCDFSRFADSAKTLEERLAELQSLDEHFDLTKFERNNNQSCGRAFHDIQTFHSLVPGLET from the exons ATGAGTGGCCGCTCTACACTACTACTAC ATTCTAAAATGAGATTGGAGGAGGATCTGGTGATCCGCAGGAGTCGACCCACGATGATCTCCGCCAAATATCGCGCTCGCGAGGAACGTCGCCGTCTGCTCAAGATTTCTGCTGGCAAGCTGAAAAGAATCGAGGACCCGGAAGCGAGCTTGTGCCGATCGGTTCTCATAAATAACGCGGTACGACGGCTGCAGCGTGAAAATCGGGACGAAAAGACACGAAGTTACGGTACACTTCCAGTGGTGACATCGTACATGGACGACGTCAGCAAGGAAAATAACATCACTGGGAGCCTCATCGCCGACGTAACGGATGAGGAAACTTCCTCGAGGAAGAG GCTGGCCGATGATTCAAGAAACGACGGACTCAATGCTAAGCGGCATAGGCACGATGATTTGGACTTACAGGACGACGTATTCGATTTCTACATCTTGCCGCCAACGCCACGTTTGCTCTCGCACATTGACGAGATTCAGCCAGAAGCAATAGGATCACATCACAACGGCAGTCATCATTTGGGTTTCCCAGAGGATCGACTAAACGACAGCGTGGTTGACGTGCGATCGAACGGCACGATCATCGGGTGCGTAGGTAGCACCTCGGTCACGACTAACAACGGCAATAGCGTCGACGGCGCGACGAGTTGTCACTCCGTGCTCTTCCCCGTCGTCGGAGATCTCAACGACGCGAACGCGCAACTTTCGAGACCGGAAACCGACATGATGGAAGTGGCCGATGTAGTCGATCCCGATCGGCTTTGCGACTTTTCCAGATTCGCCGACTCTGCAAAGACTCTCGAGGAACGACTGGCCGAATTGCAATCCTTGGACGAGCACTTCGATCTCACCAAGTTCGAGCGCAACAACAATCAGAGTTGCGGCCGCGCTTTCCATGACATACAGACCTTCCACAGTCTGGTGCCGGGTCTGGAGACCTAG
- the LOC105833277 gene encoding uncharacterized protein LOC105833277 isoform X1, with amino-acid sequence MLDFEQQANQAQALASLDDDWHLLEDSKMRLEEDLVIRRSRPTMISAKYRAREERRRLLKISAGKLKRIEDPEASLCRSVLINNAVRRLQRENRDEKTRSYGTLPVVTSYMDDVSKENNITGSLIADVTDEETSSRKRLADDSRNDGLNAKRHRHDDLDLQDDVFDFYILPPTPRLLSHIDEIQPEAIGSHHNGSHHLGFPEDRLNDSVVDVRSNGTIIGCVGSTSVTTNNGNSVDGATSCHSVLFPVVGDLNDANAQLSRPETDMMEVADVVDPDRLCDFSRFADSAKTLEERLAELQSLDEHFDLTKFERNNNQSCGRAFHDIQTFHSLVPGLET; translated from the exons ATTCTAAAATGAGATTGGAGGAGGATCTGGTGATCCGCAGGAGTCGACCCACGATGATCTCCGCCAAATATCGCGCTCGCGAGGAACGTCGCCGTCTGCTCAAGATTTCTGCTGGCAAGCTGAAAAGAATCGAGGACCCGGAAGCGAGCTTGTGCCGATCGGTTCTCATAAATAACGCGGTACGACGGCTGCAGCGTGAAAATCGGGACGAAAAGACACGAAGTTACGGTACACTTCCAGTGGTGACATCGTACATGGACGACGTCAGCAAGGAAAATAACATCACTGGGAGCCTCATCGCCGACGTAACGGATGAGGAAACTTCCTCGAGGAAGAG GCTGGCCGATGATTCAAGAAACGACGGACTCAATGCTAAGCGGCATAGGCACGATGATTTGGACTTACAGGACGACGTATTCGATTTCTACATCTTGCCGCCAACGCCACGTTTGCTCTCGCACATTGACGAGATTCAGCCAGAAGCAATAGGATCACATCACAACGGCAGTCATCATTTGGGTTTCCCAGAGGATCGACTAAACGACAGCGTGGTTGACGTGCGATCGAACGGCACGATCATCGGGTGCGTAGGTAGCACCTCGGTCACGACTAACAACGGCAATAGCGTCGACGGCGCGACGAGTTGTCACTCCGTGCTCTTCCCCGTCGTCGGAGATCTCAACGACGCGAACGCGCAACTTTCGAGACCGGAAACCGACATGATGGAAGTGGCCGATGTAGTCGATCCCGATCGGCTTTGCGACTTTTCCAGATTCGCCGACTCTGCAAAGACTCTCGAGGAACGACTGGCCGAATTGCAATCCTTGGACGAGCACTTCGATCTCACCAAGTTCGAGCGCAACAACAATCAGAGTTGCGGCCGCGCTTTCCATGACATACAGACCTTCCACAGTCTGGTGCCGGGTCTGGAGACCTAG
- the LOC105833277 gene encoding uncharacterized protein LOC105833277 isoform X3, whose translation MVMHSKMRLEEDLVIRRSRPTMISAKYRAREERRRLLKISAGKLKRIEDPEASLCRSVLINNAVRRLQRENRDEKTRSYGTLPVVTSYMDDVSKENNITGSLIADVTDEETSSRKRLADDSRNDGLNAKRHRHDDLDLQDDVFDFYILPPTPRLLSHIDEIQPEAIGSHHNGSHHLGFPEDRLNDSVVDVRSNGTIIGCVGSTSVTTNNGNSVDGATSCHSVLFPVVGDLNDANAQLSRPETDMMEVADVVDPDRLCDFSRFADSAKTLEERLAELQSLDEHFDLTKFERNNNQSCGRAFHDIQTFHSLVPGLET comes from the exons ATTCTAAAATGAGATTGGAGGAGGATCTGGTGATCCGCAGGAGTCGACCCACGATGATCTCCGCCAAATATCGCGCTCGCGAGGAACGTCGCCGTCTGCTCAAGATTTCTGCTGGCAAGCTGAAAAGAATCGAGGACCCGGAAGCGAGCTTGTGCCGATCGGTTCTCATAAATAACGCGGTACGACGGCTGCAGCGTGAAAATCGGGACGAAAAGACACGAAGTTACGGTACACTTCCAGTGGTGACATCGTACATGGACGACGTCAGCAAGGAAAATAACATCACTGGGAGCCTCATCGCCGACGTAACGGATGAGGAAACTTCCTCGAGGAAGAG GCTGGCCGATGATTCAAGAAACGACGGACTCAATGCTAAGCGGCATAGGCACGATGATTTGGACTTACAGGACGACGTATTCGATTTCTACATCTTGCCGCCAACGCCACGTTTGCTCTCGCACATTGACGAGATTCAGCCAGAAGCAATAGGATCACATCACAACGGCAGTCATCATTTGGGTTTCCCAGAGGATCGACTAAACGACAGCGTGGTTGACGTGCGATCGAACGGCACGATCATCGGGTGCGTAGGTAGCACCTCGGTCACGACTAACAACGGCAATAGCGTCGACGGCGCGACGAGTTGTCACTCCGTGCTCTTCCCCGTCGTCGGAGATCTCAACGACGCGAACGCGCAACTTTCGAGACCGGAAACCGACATGATGGAAGTGGCCGATGTAGTCGATCCCGATCGGCTTTGCGACTTTTCCAGATTCGCCGACTCTGCAAAGACTCTCGAGGAACGACTGGCCGAATTGCAATCCTTGGACGAGCACTTCGATCTCACCAAGTTCGAGCGCAACAACAATCAGAGTTGCGGCCGCGCTTTCCATGACATACAGACCTTCCACAGTCTGGTGCCGGGTCTGGAGACCTAG
- the LOC105833277 gene encoding uncharacterized protein LOC105833277 isoform X4 — MRLEEDLVIRRSRPTMISAKYRAREERRRLLKISAGKLKRIEDPEASLCRSVLINNAVRRLQRENRDEKTRSYGTLPVVTSYMDDVSKENNITGSLIADVTDEETSSRKRLADDSRNDGLNAKRHRHDDLDLQDDVFDFYILPPTPRLLSHIDEIQPEAIGSHHNGSHHLGFPEDRLNDSVVDVRSNGTIIGCVGSTSVTTNNGNSVDGATSCHSVLFPVVGDLNDANAQLSRPETDMMEVADVVDPDRLCDFSRFADSAKTLEERLAELQSLDEHFDLTKFERNNNQSCGRAFHDIQTFHSLVPGLET, encoded by the exons ATGAGATTGGAGGAGGATCTGGTGATCCGCAGGAGTCGACCCACGATGATCTCCGCCAAATATCGCGCTCGCGAGGAACGTCGCCGTCTGCTCAAGATTTCTGCTGGCAAGCTGAAAAGAATCGAGGACCCGGAAGCGAGCTTGTGCCGATCGGTTCTCATAAATAACGCGGTACGACGGCTGCAGCGTGAAAATCGGGACGAAAAGACACGAAGTTACGGTACACTTCCAGTGGTGACATCGTACATGGACGACGTCAGCAAGGAAAATAACATCACTGGGAGCCTCATCGCCGACGTAACGGATGAGGAAACTTCCTCGAGGAAGAG GCTGGCCGATGATTCAAGAAACGACGGACTCAATGCTAAGCGGCATAGGCACGATGATTTGGACTTACAGGACGACGTATTCGATTTCTACATCTTGCCGCCAACGCCACGTTTGCTCTCGCACATTGACGAGATTCAGCCAGAAGCAATAGGATCACATCACAACGGCAGTCATCATTTGGGTTTCCCAGAGGATCGACTAAACGACAGCGTGGTTGACGTGCGATCGAACGGCACGATCATCGGGTGCGTAGGTAGCACCTCGGTCACGACTAACAACGGCAATAGCGTCGACGGCGCGACGAGTTGTCACTCCGTGCTCTTCCCCGTCGTCGGAGATCTCAACGACGCGAACGCGCAACTTTCGAGACCGGAAACCGACATGATGGAAGTGGCCGATGTAGTCGATCCCGATCGGCTTTGCGACTTTTCCAGATTCGCCGACTCTGCAAAGACTCTCGAGGAACGACTGGCCGAATTGCAATCCTTGGACGAGCACTTCGATCTCACCAAGTTCGAGCGCAACAACAATCAGAGTTGCGGCCGCGCTTTCCATGACATACAGACCTTCCACAGTCTGGTGCCGGGTCTGGAGACCTAG